The region CAGCCCTTTCTTCTTGGGCTTGCATTGCGGCTTGGGCGCTTCCTGCTGGCTCGCAGCGGAGGCGCCACCAAAGCCTTCGACTCCAACGAGGAAGCCCGTGGTGGAACGATGGCGAATACGCGCGGTCCATTCCGGCACCCATTTGACTTTCGGGTCCGCCGGGCGGGGAGGATAGGCAAAGGATTCTTCCGGCCCATAGGCATGGAGCGTGCCGAACATGTAGTCGGGCGCCGCCGCCTTTACCTCTGCAGGAACGGTGCAGGTTGTGGTCTGCGGAGACATGACCGTCTTGTCAGCCACCAGCTTCGCCACCGTTTGCGGTGCCAGCCAGTCCGACAGTCCGCCGCCGAATTGACGCGCAGCGCTCGATGACCACCACACGATGTCCATCATATCCTGCCCCCTGGGCGCCTGCTTTCCGCCGATGATCATGGCATAGTAACCCGTAGCGTCGGGAATTGCGCCCCAGCGCAGCACAGTGGCGCCGCTGCCCATTGCACTGTTCGACGCATTGAGCGGGCTCATGAAGTCCTTGGCCAGGCTGAACGACAGCTCCGGCGAATAGTTCGATACGATACGGTGCGCGCCCAATAGCGACGAATCCGGCTTGGCGGACTTGCCGTCATCGCTGGGCCACGTGCCGTAGGTCCGCGCCGACGAAGGCGAGACCCAGCGGTCGACGGGAACGGTGGTGGTCCATAGGCCCGGCGGGACTTGCCCTGCGGCGAGCTTGCTGAAATCAATGACGACGGGCTGCCCCTTCGGCGCGTGTTCCCCGCACCCCCAGAAGATCAGCATTCGGCCCTTGGGCCGCTGAAAATCGGTCGTTCCCGGCTCGACAGGTTTGCTCACCGGTGTCTTGAGCAGGACCGATTTCCCGAGCTTTGCGCCTGCCGGCATGAAATGCTCGGCTTTCGGCTTGCCATCTGCCGCGGCACGCGATGTTCCGAGATCGAGCCAGAGCATGTGCTGCGCCTTTGGTGAGCCTCCCATGGCCATCGCCATGGCCGCGCCGACGCCGCCACCGCCACCCATACCGCCAAAACCGGACATCGTCTCGGCGCGCATCTCGTATCTGGCGACGGGGGCGGTTGCCTGTTGCGCCACCACTCCCGCAGCAACGCCCGCAAGCATCAGTCCGCTTGCCATCACAGAACCGGTTATCACACGCATTCCTGCATCCTCCTCAAGGACTTGCGACAGAGAACTGCCGCCACGGATTCGATGCGACCTTATGCGTCGGGGATTCGTACGGGCCGGTGCGGCACCGCACACTCCCTTCCCCTTTCCGCAGAGAGCGCCATGGTATAGCGCAAACGGATGATTCCAGTCACTGCGATTACACGATCCCTTTCGGGCCAGGCCTGGCGCTGGCGCGGCGGCAACATGGATTTCGGGCAGAGCGGCAGTGGCCGAGACGGCGACGAAGCCATTGTCACGCAACTGCTGCTTTCGCGTGGTGTCTCCCCCGACGATCTCGAACGTCATCGCCGCCCTACCCTGCGTGATTTCCTGCCCGACCCTTCGCTGTTTCGGGACATGGACGAAGCTGCGCGGCGCTTGGCCGACGCCATCCTGCGCAACGAGAAGATCACGATCTACGGGGACTACGACGTGGACGGCGCAACAAGCGCAGCACTGCTGATCCTGCTCCTGCGCGATCTTGGTGTTAGCGCCGGCCACTATATCCCGGACCGGCTGCTCGAAGGCTATGGCCCCTCAGGCGAAGCGCTCGTCCGCCTCGCCCAGCAGGGCAGCCAGCTGATCGTTACCGTCGATTGCGGGGCAATGGCGCATGAAGCGCTTGATGCGGCAGCGCAGGCCGGGGTCGACGTCATCGTTGTCGACCACCACAAATGCTCGCCTGAGCTGCCGCGCGCTGCTGCGCTGGTGAATCCGAATCGCCTCGACGAATGCGACGAGGCTGCCGCGCATGGCCATCTCGCTGCCGTAGGCGTGGCCTTTCTCCTGGCCGTGGCCCTGGTCCGCGAACTGCGCGGACGCGGATACTTCGAAAGCCGCAAGGCGCCCGACCTCATGGGCCTGCTCGACCTTGTGGCACTCGGCACCGTGGCAGACGTGGCTCAACTCAAGGGCCTAAACCGCGCGCTGGTATCGCAAGGTCTCAAGATCATGGCTCGCCGGGAGAACATCGGCCTTTCCGCACTGATCGACGCCAGCCGCCTGTCGCGCGCGCCGACATGCAGCGACCTCGGCTTTGCCTTAGGCCCGCGAATCAACGCAGGCGGCCGCGTGGGTGAAGCCACGCTTGGCGTGCGCCTGCTGACCACCCAGGACCCCGATGAGGCTCGGGAGATTGCGGCGCAGCTGTCCCGCCTCAACGATGAACGGCGCGCGATCGAACAGGAAGTGCAGGAAGCGGCCGAGGCACAGATCGCTGCGCAGCATAACCGTGCCGTCATGGTTCTGGCCGGGCGCGGCTGGCATCCGGGCGTAATCGGCATCGTGGCGGGGCGAATCAAGGAAAAGACCGGCAAGCCTTCGCTGGTAATCGCTCTTGATGCAGACGAGGCAGGCTTGGGCAAAGGCTCGGGCCGATCTATCGCCGGGGTCGACCTGGGCGCTGCAGTGATAGCTGCGCGCGAGGCCGGGCTGCTCGTCGCAGGCGGCGGCCATGCCATGGCTTGCGGGCTGACGATCGATCCGGCGCGGCTCAATGCGCTGGCGGACTGGCTGGACGCGCGACTCGCGCGCGACGTGACGGGTGCGCGAGGCGCGCAATCGTTGCTGCTGGACCTGTCGCTGGCGCCCGGCGGCTTGCGTCCCTCGCTGGTCGAAACGCTCGACGCTGCTGGCCCCTTCGGAATAGGCTGGCCCGGCCCGCGTGTCGCCGTTGGTCCCGTAAGGCTCGTGAAATGCGATCTGGTCGGCACCGATCATGTGCGCATGGTGGCGGCAGGCGCGGATGGCCACTCGTTCAAGGCGATCGCATTTCGCGCCGCGCAGAGCGAAATGGGCCAGGCATTGCTGCACGGTTCGCGGGGCCGACAGTTCTGGCTGGCCGGGCGTGCCAAGATCGACGACTGGGGCAGCCGCCCCGCTGCAGAACTCCATGTGGAGGACGCCGCATTCGCCGACTGAAATTTTTCTGCAATTCGCCGCTTGACGCCCCGCCATCCTCCCCTTAGAGGCGCGGACCTGCCCAGCGGCGCAAGCCCAGTGGCCCCTTCGTCTAGCGGTCAGGACGCGGCCCTTTCACGGCTGAAACACGGGTTCGATTCCCGTAGGGGTCACCACTTGCTTCCCTCCTTCGGGAGGTGAAGCGGCGGCGCAACGCAAAGGCCTTCCAGCGGAATGGCCCTTCGTCTAGCGGTCAGGACGCGGCCCTCTCACGGCTGAAACACGGGTTCGATTCCCGTAGGGGTCACCACCGTTTGTGGTTGAATTTTGAAGTTCCTCAGCAGGCACATCTCACAGACCAATTGTGACTTACCACGCCCCGCGCTTGCGCGCCCTGCCTGCTCTCGCCTATCCGCGCTGCAACGAAGCCGACACATGGATCGGCGATTCGCGGGCAACAACAATCCACACGGCATGATTCGATGAAGGGTTTGTCGCTGCCACTTCCCAGCATTTTCGTCGCCCTGTGCGCGAGCGTCGTCATGTTTCTGGGCGGGGCAGGCTTCTGGATGTCGCTCGCCGTGCTGGTCGTCTGGCTGGCAACACTGTGGCTGGCGCGCCCCGAGCCCGTGGTCCAAACGCTCGACCGCGACGATGGTAGCGTGTCACGCCAGGCCATGGTGGAACTGGTCGAGCCCTTCGGCCTTCCCGTCCTCATGCTTGATGGACAGCGCATTGCAGCCGCCAATGCCGCCGCGCGCGAGGAACTGGGCGCACACATCGTCGGGCAGGACGCGCGCGTCGCGCTACGCCACCCCGAGGCCATCGACCTGCTCAAGAAGCCACAAGGGCGAGCTCTGGTTCGGGGGCTGACCGGCGCACGTTCGATCTGGCAGGTCAGCCGCGTGCCGATCGACGAGCGGTTCTCGCTGATCGAGATGGTCAACCGCACTGCCGAAGCGGACATCAGCCGCTCGCACACCGATTTCGTCGCGAACGCCAGCCACGAGCTGCGCACGCCGCTCGCCTCGATCATCGGTTACATCGAAACACTGGCCGACCCGGACGCGAAGGTGGACGAAGCGACGGCCGCCAGATTCCACGCGACCGTGCTGCGCGAAGCTCGCCGACTGCAGAGCCTCGTCGAAGATTTGATGTCGCTCTCGCGAATCGAAGCCGAAAAGCACGAACTTCCGCGCGACCGCATCGATCTGGGCCAGATGGTCGGCAGCATCGCCAGCGAAACGGCCATGACCATCGGCGAAGGCCGTGTCGTGGTGCGTGCCGACGAAGGTGTGGTCCTTGGCGATCGTCAGCAACTCGATCAGCTTGTCCGCAACCTGATCGACAACGCCCTGAAATATGGCGACCCGGCGCAGCCGGTCAGTGTCGATCTTGCCGTCCATGGCAGCGAGGTCGAACTCGTCGTGACCGACAGCGGCGAAGGCATCCACCCCGATCATCTGCCCTACCTGACTCGCCGCTTCTATCGCACCGATCCCGGCCGCAGCCGGGCGGCAGGGGGCACCGGCCTCGGCCTCGCCATCGTCAAGCACATTGTCGAACGCCATCGCGGCAAGCTGGATATTGCTTCGACCTTGGGTGTCGGCACGACCGTCACGGTGCGCATCCCGCTTGCGCCAGCGGCGAATGTTTCTGCAGATTGACCGCGCGTTTCCAGCCTTGTCATAAACCTGTCACGGAACCGTCGCATTGGGCCCTTGCCAACACGGATGAAGGCTCAGGACAAATGTCGATGATTCGCACCATTTCGCTTTCCGCCGCCGCTCTCGGCGCACTTGCTCTTGCCGGTTGCGGCAGCCAGGAAGCGGCCACCCGCGACCAGGTTCGCGCGGTCGGCTCGTCCACCGTCTACCCCTTTGCGAAGGCCGTCGCCGAATCGCTCGCCAAGTCCGATCCGTCGCTGAAGTCGCCGATCATCGAATCGACCGGCACGGGCGCGGGCATGAAGCTGTTCTGCGCCGGCGTCGGCGCCCAGCACCCCGACATCGAGAACGCCTCGCGCCGCATGAAGAAGTCCGAGTTCGAGGACTGCCAGAAGAACGGCGTCAAGGACATCGTCGAGATCCAGGTTGGTCTCGACGGCGTGGCCTTCGCCGAGGCGCAGGGCGGCCCCGGCATCGCGCTGACTCCGGAAGACGTCTACAAAGCGCTCGCCAAGAACCCCTATGGCAAGCCCAACACCGCCAAGACGTGGAAGGACGTCAATCCGTCGCTCCCTAACGAGCCAATCCTCGTCTACGGCCCGCCGTCGACCTCCGGCACGCGCGACGCGCTCAAGGAACTGATCCTGACCAAGGGCTGCGACGAGAACGCCGAAATGAAGGCGCTCAAGGACAGCGACAAGGAAAAGCACGACAAGGTCTGCAGCGAAGTGCGTGACGATGGCGCCTATGTCGACGCGGGCGAGAACGACAACCTGATCGTCCAGAAGATCGAGGCGAACCCGAAGGCCATCGGCATCTTCGGCTATTCCTATCTCGAAGAGAACAAGGGCCGCATCAAGGGCCTGACGATGAAGGGGGTCGAGCCGACCTATGCCACGATCTCGGATTTCAGTTATCCGGGTGCGCGTCCGCTCTACATCTACGTCAAGAAGGCACACCTCAAGGCAATTCCTGGCCTGCAGGGCTTTGTCACCGAATGGTCAAAGCTTTGGGGCAAGGATGGCGCACTTGCCAAGCTCGGCATGGTGGTTGCACCTGACGATGTGCTTGCGGGGAGCGCGAAGGCTGTTAACGACCTTCCCGTTCTTGATGGTTCGCAGCTGAAGTAAGAATTGGAGTAAGTCGGGGGTCATGTCGCCATCCATCCTGCTTTTGCTCGCCTTTGGGCTGAGCCTGTTCGGTTGGCTGGCGGCACGCTCCCGCGCCTGGGCGTTCCGCAAGTCTGCGCCCGGCGTCCGCCTACATTCCTTGCCCAACTTTCACGGCTGGTACGTCGCCCTGTGGATCGGCGTCCCAGCCCTGCTCTTCGCCTTGCTGTGGAACGCGATCAGCCCGGTGCTGATCACCAGCCAGGTCATGGCCGACCCTGCTGCATCACTGCTGCCGGGCTTCGGCTTCGAGCGCGAGACGATGCTGGCTGAAGCCCGCGCCGTTGCCGAAGGGCGGGCCTTCGGCGTCTTCAATGAAGAAGCGCAGGGCCTCATCGCCCCATACCGCGAAGCCATCACGTTTTATGATTCGATCGGCCTGGTCGTCACGATCCTCGTCGCGTTTGCTGGCGGCGCCTTTGCCTTCCTGCGCCTCAAGCCCGATTTCACCGCCCGCACCCGTGTCGAACGCGCGGTCATGGGCTTGCTGCTGATCGCCTCGCTGGTGGCGATCCTCACCACGATCGGCATTATCGTCAGCCTCGTGTTCGAGACCGTGCGCTTCTTCGGCATGGTCTCGCCGCTGGACTTCCTGTTCGGCACGCACTGGTCGCCAGACCCGATGAGTTCGGGCACGCCGGATGGAGCCGACTACGGCGCGATTCCGCTGTTCTGGGGCACGATCTACATCGGCGCGATCATCGCCATGATCGTGGCTATCCCGCTCGGCTTGATGAGCGCGATCTTCCTCACGCAATATGCCAGCAATGGCGTGCGCAAGGTGCTGAAGCCCCTGCTCGAGATCCTCGCGGGCGTGCCGACGGTGGTCTACGGCTATTTCGCGGCTCTCACCGTTGCTCCGATGGTGCGCGACGCCGCGCAGGCCATCGGCATATCCAGCGCATCGACCGAAAGCGCGGTGGCGGCAGGCCTCGTCATGGGCGTGATGATCATCCCCTTCGTCTCCTCGATGGCGGATGACTCCATCGCCGCCGTGCCGCAGGCGATGCGCGACGGCAGCCTTGCAATGGGCGCGACGACTTCGGAAACGATCCGCAAGGTGCTGATCCCGGCCGCCCTGCCCGGCATCGTCGCAGGTGTGATGCTCGCGGTCAGCCGCGCCATTGGCGAGACGATGATCGTTGTCATGGCCGCAGGCGCCTCGGCCAACCTGACCGCCAACCCGTTCGAAAGCATGACCACGGTGACGTTCCAGATCGTCGCCATGCTGACCGGCGAAGGCAGCTTCGACCATCCCGCAACGCTTTCCGCGTTCGCGCTTGGCATGGTCCTGTTCCTTGTCACCCTGACGCTGAACTTCATCGCACTGCGCGTGGTGAAGCGCTACCGCGAAGCCTATGAGTGAGCCTGCGATGACCGAGACCACTTCTGACGTGCAGGCGCGCAGGCGGGCGCTGATGGACAAGGGGCTGGCGCGCCGCCGCACCGCCGACAGGCGCTTCCGCTGGCTCGGGTTTGCCGCAGTCGCCTTTTCGGCGCTGATGCTGGCATTCCTGTTGATCAACATGAGCTCTGCCGGCATTGCCGGTTTCCAGCGCAGCGAGGTGCGCTTTGACGTTCCGCTAGCCGGCGCGATGCAGATCGATGCCAAGCGCCTTGCCCAGCCTGATCCCATGGGCGGCCTCGAACTTGCCGGACTCGAAAAGGTGGTCGAGGGCGCAGCGAAGACGGCGCTCGGCCCCGAAGCCGATGACCTTGTCGGACAAGGAGCCTGGCGCGAAGTGGCCACTGCCATTGTCGAGGACCCCTCCCTGCTGGGTGGCACCTACAGCGCCTCGCTTCCGGCCAGCGATGACCTTGCCGCAGCACAGCGTGGCGAAGGCGAGCCGGCAATGCAGCAGCTTGCGAAGAGGCTCGTATCGGAAGGCAAACTGGTCCGCACGTTCGACAAGGGCTTCCTCAGCCGGTCGGATGCCACAAGCCCGCAATCGGTGGGCATCTGGGGCGCCCTCAAGGGCTCGATCCTGACGATGTTCATCACGCTGATCCTGGCCTTCCCGGTCGGCGTGCTGTCGGCGCTTTATCTTGAAGAATATGCACCGAAGAACCGTTGGACGGAGTGGATCGAGATTTCGATCAACAACCTCGCTGCCGTGCCCTCGATCATATTCGGTCTGCTTGGCCTCGCAGTGTTCCTCGCGCTCTTCCCGCACTATCGCTCTGCCCCGCTGATCGGCGGGATGACGCTGGCGCTGATGACCATGCCGGTCATCGTCATTTCAGGACGCAACGCGATCAAGGCGGTGCCGCCCTCGATCCGCGACGCTGCCCTCGCCATCGGCGCGAGCAAGGTGCAGGTCGTGTTCAACCACGTCCTGCCGCTTGCCCTGCCCGGCATCCTCACCGGCACCATCATCGGGATGGCCCGCGCGCTGGGCGAGACCGCGCCGCTGCTGATGATCGGCATGCGCGCGTTCGTGGCCAGCCCACCCTCGGGCTTCACCGCGCCGTCTTCGGTGCTGCCGGTGCAGATCTTCCTGTGGTCCGACGAGATCGACCGTGGCTTCGTCGAGCGCACCAGCGCAGCGATCGTCGTCCTGCTCGTCTTCCTTCTCCTGATGAACGGCCTTGCGATCTACCTGCGCAACCGTTTCGAAAAGCGGTGGTAAAATGAACGCTGAAGCGATCCAGACTGCAGTGAAGCAGGACGACAAGCCTTACTTCGACGCACCGTCGAAGATGAGCGCGAAGAACGTCTCGGTGTTCTACGGCGAAAAGCGCGCGATTGACGACGTCTCGATCGAGATCCCGCAGCGCTATGTCACCGCCTTCATCGGCCCCTCGGGCTGCGGCAAATCAACCTTCCTGCGCACGCTCAACCGGATGAACGACACCATCGCCAGCGCGCGGGTCGAAGGCGACATCCTGCTCGACGGCGAGGACATCTACAAGTCGGGAATGGACGTGGTGCAGCTCCGCGCGCGCGTCGGCATGGTGTTCCAGAAGCCGAACCCCTTCCCCAAGTCGATCTACGAGAACATCGCCTACGGCCCGAAGATCCACGGCATCACCGGCAGCAAGGCGGAACTTGACGAAATCGTCGAGCAGTCGCTGCGCCGGGCCGGCCTGTGGGACGAGGTCAAGGATCGCCTGAATGACAGCGGCACCGCGCTTTCCGGTGGCCAGCAGCAGCGCCTGTGCATCGCCCGCGCCATCGCGGTGGACCCCGAAGTGATCCTGATGGATGAACCCTGCTCGGCGCTTGACCCCATCGCCACGGCGCGCATCGAGGAACTGATCGACGAACTGCGTGGCCGCTACGCCATCGTGATCGTCACCCACTCGATGCAGCAGGCCGCGCGCGTATCGCAGCGTACGGCGTTCTTCCACCTTGGCAAGATCGTCGAATACGGCAAGACTTCGGATATCTTCACCAATCCGCGCGAGGAACGGACGAAGGACTATATCACCGGGCGTTACGGGTAAGGGGAAGACATGGTGGCCGAACATACCGTCAAGGCATTCGACGAGGACATCACCCGGCTGCGCGGCCTGGTCGCGGAAATGGGCGGACTCGCTGAATTGTCCGTGTCAGAAGCCATGGATGCGCTGCTGCGCGGCGACCATGACCTTGCCGCTGGCGTGATCGCCCGTGACAAGCGCATCGACCAGCTCGAGGCCGAGGTGGACAAACTTGCAATCCGCGTCCTCGCCCTGCGCGCGCCGATGGCCGACGACCTGCGCGAAGTCATCGCCGCACTCAAGATCGCCGGCGTGATCGAACGCATCGGCGATTACGCCAAGAACATCGCCAAGCGCGTCGGCATCATCGAAGGGCGCAAGCGCTTCGAGCCGCTGACGCTGATCCCGGCCATGAACGACCTCGCGGCCGAAATGGTCCACGATGTGCTGACAGCGTTCGCCGCGCGTGATCCGGTTGCCGCGGCGGAGATCGTCCAGCGTGATGCCAAGGTCGATGCGTTCTACGATTCGATCTTCCGCAACCTCGTCTCGTTCATGGTCGAGAACCCCGCCACGATCAGCAGCGCCGCACAGCTCCTGTTCGTCGCACGCAATATCGAGCGCATTGGCGACCATGCCACCAATATCGCCGAAATGGTCTACTACGCCGCAACGGGCATGAACCTGCCGGACCGTGAGGAAGTGCTGCCGCCAGCGTGAATCCCTTTTCGGGTTTCGTCACAAGGCGGTAACATTGGTCGTGTCTTGGCAAACTGACCGTCAAGGAGGTTTGCGTGCCTGCTCCGAAGTTGCTGCTGGTTGAAGATGACACCGCCCTCGCCGAACTGGTCGAATACCGGTTCCGCGGCGAAGGCTACGATGTGCGCACCACCGACGATGGCGACGAGGCCTTGCTCCTTGCCGCCGAAGATGCGCCCGACCTCGTGCTGCTCGATTGGATGATCGGTGGCACCAGCGGAATCGAAGTTTGCCGTCGCCTGCGTCGTAACAAGGAAACGGCGCACGTTCCGATCATCATGCTCACCGCCCGTTCGGACGAGGACGACCGCATTCGGGGGCTGGAGATCGGCGCGGACGATTACGTCACCAAGCCCTTCTCCCCGCGCGAACTGATCGCGCGCGTCGGAGCGGTACTGCGCCGCGTACGCCCGGCCCTTGCCGGCGAGACGATCACTGTCGGCGACCTGTCGCTTGACCCGACCGCTCACCGCGTGATGCGTCGCGGCATGCCGATGAAGGTCGGTCCGACCGAGTTTCGCCTTCTGAAGCACTTCATGGAACATCCCGGTCGCGTGTTCTCGCGCGGGCAGTTGCTCGACGCGGTATGGGGCAGCGGCAGCGACATCGAACTGCGCACGGTGGACGTTCACATCCGCCGGTTGCGTCAGGCCATCGCCATCCCCGGTGCCGCCGATCCGGTCCGCACCGTACGCTCGGCAGGATATGCGCTGGAAGGCGTCTGATCGCTACTTGTCGATGCGGATCAGCACGGCGTTGTAATCGAGATCGCCCGCCGGTTCGGTACACGGCCCTTCCCGCCTGAACACGCAATACTGCTGCTCGAACAGCGGCTTCTTCGGAGACATGCAGCCGACGAAGCGATAGGCCGGAGGCAGCTCGCCCATGTGCTCGGCCGGCGCCACAGCGACGTTATAGCGCGCCTGCGCCTGCTCCGCGATACGAGGCGCTTGTCGACCCTCGATCAGGAGCGTCTGCCCCTTGCGGTTGAGGACCGCGCGCGACACGAACGGGACGTCACGGATGCGATAGGTCGCAAGGCCGCAGAAGTTCGGCTGGCCGCGCACGGTCCGCATCGCCCGGAGCGGTGCCTTGCCAACGCCCCAATTGATGACGAAAGGCTCGGTCGCTGCCACTTGAACCGATGCCGCCAGCCACAGGCCGAGCATGAGACCAACGCCCATCCGGCCAAGCTTCCGCTTGCGCCAGGTTGCGATCAGCCGCGCCAGGTCCACCGAGCCGATCGCCGACAACAGCACGATCAAGAGAACCGCAAGCAAAATGAAGCGATACTCCTTGTGGCCAATCGCCGAGTGTATTGCGATCACGGCAATCGCCGTCGCGCCAAGCATCGGATATCGCTTCAATCCCAGCAGCGCAGACGGCACGAGCAGCACCGCAATCCACTGCCACTGCCAGATCAGCACCTGAAGATACCACTCCGGTGCCTCTACGCCATAGGCATGGCTGCGATTGGCCACCACGTTGGCAAAGACGTTGTTGTAGATCCACACCAGTGGAATTTCGCCCATCGCGAGGTTGGCCAAGGCATCGCACAAGATGCCTCCTGCCGCGCCGAGCACAAGCGGTGGCCAGGCGCGACGGAAATCAGTCCGGCCGGTCCAAAGGAAAGGGATTGCCAAGGCCGGGCCGAGCGGAAACCGCGTAATGAAGCCAAGACCCAGGAGGAACCCGCCGATCAGCGCGTCGCGGCGATTGCCTTGGTCACGAAAGCGCACCAGCATGGCGAGACCGGGAAGGATGGCGAGAACGGAAAAGGTATCGCTAGACGTGCGCGAGGCAAAGTAAGCGAAGTCCACCCAGACTGCGGCAACGAACGCAGCGGTTATCGCATGTGTCCGGCTGATCCGTAGGCCGAGCGACCACCCGGCCCAGACCGTTCCCAGCGATGCAAGAGCCATGCACAGGCGCGGCAGCACCAGATGCAATTCGCCCGCGGGATCGAGCGCATGGCCAAGCCAGACCGGCCCGACCATGACCAGCGGGATCAACCAGCTGCGGATACCCAGCCGGATATCCCATGTACGGATCCAGTCGCCGGTTATCAGGCCGTAAGCCGGCTCGATATATTGCCAGATCTCGTCAGCGTGGTGATAGACGGTGAACAGCGAGATCGGAATGCGGAAGCCAAGCGCGAGGACCAGCAACCACGCCAGCGCCGGGTCGATCCCACGCTGCCTTATCTCCCCACTCGTGCCAGCCCCCCCAGCCACAGTCAGTGCGGGAAATATGTCGTCAAATCGAGGTCGGCCACGGTGATCCAGCCATTGAAATAGTTGGCGTAGAAGAACGCGAACATCACCGCCGAAAGGATCGTCGCGCGGATCGCAATCTTGCGCGGATCGAAGTTGCCCGGCGCGCTGTCGGCCTGGCCGAGCACCTTCTCCTGCCCCAGCTCGTCATGCGTACGC is a window of Novosphingobium sp. THN1 DNA encoding:
- a CDS encoding glycosyltransferase family 39 protein; protein product: MAGGAGTSGEIRQRGIDPALAWLLVLALGFRIPISLFTVYHHADEIWQYIEPAYGLITGDWIRTWDIRLGIRSWLIPLVMVGPVWLGHALDPAGELHLVLPRLCMALASLGTVWAGWSLGLRISRTHAITAAFVAAVWVDFAYFASRTSSDTFSVLAILPGLAMLVRFRDQGNRRDALIGGFLLGLGFITRFPLGPALAIPFLWTGRTDFRRAWPPLVLGAAGGILCDALANLAMGEIPLVWIYNNVFANVVANRSHAYGVEAPEWYLQVLIWQWQWIAVLLVPSALLGLKRYPMLGATAIAVIAIHSAIGHKEYRFILLAVLLIVLLSAIGSVDLARLIATWRKRKLGRMGVGLMLGLWLAASVQVAATEPFVINWGVGKAPLRAMRTVRGQPNFCGLATYRIRDVPFVSRAVLNRKGQTLLIEGRQAPRIAEQAQARYNVAVAPAEHMGELPPAYRFVGCMSPKKPLFEQQYCVFRREGPCTEPAGDLDYNAVLIRIDK
- a CDS encoding DUF1467 family protein; translation: MKITSIIAIYGLFWVMAAFIVLPFGVRTHDELGQEKVLGQADSAPGNFDPRKIAIRATILSAVMFAFFYANYFNGWITVADLDLTTYFPH